One Vespa crabro chromosome 9, iyVesCrab1.2, whole genome shotgun sequence genomic region harbors:
- the LOC124426561 gene encoding uncharacterized protein LOC124426561, protein MSSSKCVKQPRKAYAKEQHEMSHSEKLRLIDDELNSFYKYCQQAGFTEEEMDIICQPLVAAMRRSWLQLVFRGTLILVVLGTLACLAAQLDFVGTHFTALSRLLLIKVLPIWNWQPLYYENCMINNPFYNDYTITEEDCVTCEALETIDRLSDVRYRSLVDNYLSRDAPAIITDAMDTWAVMNTDYFWFDNITHLYLENERLMETVPCALTSNLRTGSSDLAAFLRRVHSPEVAKWFVHWQNCDINAVKVLRKYYQRPYFLSSTVSPAHFNWVLMSSDYNSPSYKKVELDSGLIALAQLRGATQLRLTPINPCNSSCPELIADLHQGEMLVFTNLMWTLEYAPMRGLDNIAILTETVWEEDS, encoded by the exons atgtcgAGTAGCAAATGTGTGAAACAACCGCGTAAAGCGTATGCGAAGGAGCAGCACGAAATGAGTCATTCGGAGAAGTTAAGACTAATCGATGACGAGTTAAATTCATTTTacaa ATATTGTCAGCAAGCAGGTTTTACCGAGGAAGAAATGGATATAATTTGTCAACCATTGGTAGCGGCAATGCGCCGTTCATGGTTGCAACTCGTTTTTCGTGGTACTTTGATACTCGTTGTGCTTGGTACATTGGCTTGTCTGGCGGCTCAACTTGATTTCGTTGGGACTCATTTTACTGCTCTTAGCCGTTTATTATTGATCAAAGTATTACCAATATGGAACTGGCAACCTCTTTATTACGAAAATTGCATGATTAATAATCCCTTTTACAATGATTACACGATTACGGAGGAAGATTGCGTG ACTTGCGAAGCACTTGAAACGATTGATCGTTTATCGGACGTAAGATATCGCAGCCTCGTTGATAATTATCTTAGTCGTGATGCACCAGCTATCATCACCGATGCAATGGACACATGGGCGGTTATGAATACGGATTACTTTTGGTTCGATAATATAACTCAC CTTTACTTGGAGAACGAACGTTTGATGGAAACGGTCCCATGTGCTCTCACGTCTAATTTACGAACCGGTTCGTCCGATTTAGCGGCTTTTTTACGTCGAGTACACTCGCCCGAAGTTGCAAAATGGTTTGTTCATTGGCAAAATTGTGACATAAATGCCGTCAaagtattaagaaaatattatcagaGACCTTACTTCCTATCGAGCACGGTCTCCCCGGCACACTTCAATTGGGTTCTCATGTCCTCGGATTATAACAGTCCTAGTTATAAAAAAGTCGAGTTAGATTCTGGCTTGATAGCTTTGGCACAGCTTCGTGGTGCCACTCAATTGCGATTAACACCTATCAATCCATGCAATAGTTCTTGTCCCGAACTTATTGCTGATTTACATCAAGGAGAGATGC TTGTATTTACCAACCTGATGTGGACTTTGGAGTATGCACCAATGCGTGGATTGGATAACATCGCTATCCTTACGGAAACCGTTTGGGAAGAAGACAGttaa
- the LOC124426562 gene encoding spindle and kinetochore-associated protein 1-like, whose product MECELSIENLIESQCEILDRLQMETTFIKSRNNLKEILVFVRDSILDISSGICILRKYLDQLKENNDSSKKMILLYQNLNEKIIDMYKNVPEELLTAYANNNKSESMQSINDACSVTISSHASTANKNKQENVDLNDMGDVKKSAIKDCKKALFNEPEYPKISLIKEEEFDQLPKYMIGRQSLQMINGLINSINLVLKAKYTLLSAGKIVARKKGELDLYLYYRKQDIICEGNECKYFFTAEDYERYIKVKLDRLALKLMMALRHCKRIREYRLKKELYYIVLN is encoded by the exons ATGGAATGTGAATTAAGTATAGAGAACCTGATTGAAAGCCAATGTGAAATACTTGATCGACTTCAAATGGAAACAACATTCATAAAGA gTAGAAACAATTTAAAGGAGATCCTAGTGTTTGTTCGAGATTCTATTCTTGATATTTCAAGTGGAATTTGTATTTTAAGAAAGTATTTAGATCAATTGAAGGAAAACAATGATTCTTCAAAG aagatgatattgttatatcaaaatttgaatgagaaaataatagacATGTATAAAAATGTCCCTGAAGAATTGTTAACGGCATAtgcaaataataacaagagtgaGTCAATGCAATCTATTAATGATGCATGTTCTGTCACTATTTCTTCTCATGCGTCAACTGCTAACAAAAACAAGCAAGAAAATGTAGACCTTAATGATATGGGAGATGTTAAAAAGTCTGCTATTAAAGATTGTAAAAAGGCACTTTTTAATGAACCAGAATATCCAAAAATATCTTTGATTAAAGAGGAAGAGTTCGATCAATTACCGAAGTATATGATTGGAAGACAATCCTTGCAAATGATTAATGGTTTAATTAATTCCATCAATTTAGTATTAAAAGCTAAATATACCTTGTTATCTGCTGGGAAAATAGTTGCTAGAAAAAAAGGCGAACttgatctatatttatattatagaaaacaaGATATTATTTGCGAAGGCAatg aATGTAAATACTTCTTCACTGCGGAAGATTATGAAAGATACATAAAAGTTAAATTAGATAGATTAGCATTGAAGTTGATGATGGCATTGCGCCATTGTAAACGAATACGTGAATacagattgaaaaaagaattgtattatattgtcttgaattaa
- the LOC124426752 gene encoding uncharacterized protein LOC124426752 — MKLLVFIPQTFHAEKSGYVFGKIIYDKHRDMKKYYIVDICEKDINEINKSVNLIGYYYNTNCIIENVDRKYIDWIDISLTTVNSTSNNDYNYCVENIISNNRKICLSSCSIIIIIYDLLALQGTELLVAKTTSNDHFYELMKILQTEEVKYSIKMKSKFVSLKETIIHYNTYLCLIPILFFLKITNNLLPILKYSSLGLHLNEWLENVKWVLINIIQKKRITLKTGSYIFATIIDILFGVIILKLSLCYFNDISPSEVLLKNAEKVVESLKNLIQYLMGAPAGLKLNYAFNNMLGKFFLYHIHLWWTFLIFVTPVMDFAFEVLLLFGRLGITFQISIASDLLALISFHTYCIYVYAARLFNIQLNALISLSRLFLGKKKNPLRERVDSCQYKPDQLFVGTLLFTILLFLAPTTWVYYTVFTTFRLLLTGFSGLLARLKLYFQVTPVYAFIRWLFNSYCTRNSIYIKLHSQQSKNNMTITLWMTMVKSSWGRTWKSCIIDTIAYQPSIKWSEILNSIIWGRLIYPLYIYSYNLLEDNAFVLLILDKKSQVNSDTNIIKNDDDETGESNETLLERTQQRTSKRKINGKISKNGLNHKVTKSKIGETGSTDILEKDSSDTELLIEEKISKRRKRGSTALVESNNGSTGDLNTKVPEEKEAKETETPSKRRIKREKAEQREAEKREATKIEATQKALTYVRKWKYSRSEWKFEKIRQIWLMDNLLDDTLIPDEVFPIVLEYFEGCKGMAREQLLKKGMDVVRIAEENVEKRDETVESISYKRARLLLQALPTET; from the exons ATGAAGTTGTTAGTTTTTATTCCACAAACTTTCCACGCCGAAAAATCTGGCTATGTATTtggtaaaattatatatgataaacatagagatatgaaaaaatattacattgttGATATAtgtgaaaaagatataaatgaaataaacaagTCTGTTAAccttattggttattattataataccaaTTGTATTATTGAAAATGTAGATAGAAAGTACATAGACTGGATAGATATTTCTCTTACCACAGTAAACTCAACGtctaataatgattataattactgcgtagaaaatattattagtaataacagaAAAATTTGTCTATCGTCTTGttctattatcataataatctaTGATTTGTTAGCATTACAAGGGACCGAACTGTTAGTTGCTAAAACAACATCCAATGATCATTTTTATGAgcttatgaaaatattacaaacaGAAGAAGTTAAATAtagtataaaaatgaaatctaaatttgtttctttaaagGAAACTATTATTcactataatacatatttatgtttgattccaattcttttttttcttaaaatcacaaataatttattaccaatattgaaatattcatcattgggtttacatttaaatgaatggttagaaaatgttaaatgggtcttgataaatataatacaaaagaaaaggattacCTTAAAAACGGGCAGTTATATTTTTGCTACAATTATAGACATTTTATTTggtgtaataattttaaaattatcattatgttACTTTAATGATATATCACCTTctgaagtattattaaagaatgcAGAG AAAGTAGTggaatcattgaaaaatttgattcAATATCTAATGGGTGCTCCAGCTggcttaaaattaaattatgcatttaataatatgcttggaaaattttttctatatcataTACACCTATGGTGGACATTTTTGATATTTGTAACACCTGTAATGGATTTTGCAtttgaagtattattattatttggaaGGCTTGGTATTACTTTTCAAATATCAATAGCCTCTGATCTTTTAGCACTTATTAGTTTCCAtacatattgtatttatgtttATGCAGCAag GCTctttaatattcaattaaacGCTCTCATATCTCTATCTAGACTGTTCttggggaagaaaaaaaatcctttaagagaaagagtggaTTCTTGTCAATACAAGCCAGATCAACTATTTGTGGgtactttattatttaccaTTCTCCTATTTCTTGCACCGACAACATGGGTATATTATACAGTTTTTACTACg TTTAGACTTTTGTTGACTGGCTTTAGTGGACTTCTAGCTAGattaaaactttattttcaAGTTACACCTGTCTATGCATTTATTAGATGGTTATTTAATTCTTACTGTACACGCa atagcatttatattaaattacattcaCAACAGTCAAAGAATAATATGACAATAACTTTATGGATGACAATGGTCAAATCTTCATGGGGTCGAACATGGAAAAGCTGTATTATAGACACCATAGCTTATCAACCATCTATTAAATGGAGTGAAATATTGAACAGTATAATATGGGGACGATTAATATATCCATTGTA TATTTACAGTTATAATCTCTTGGAAGATAATGCATttgttttgttaatattag ATAAGAAATCTCAAGTAAATTCTGacacaaatattataaagaatgacGATGATGAAACAGGAGAATCGAATGAAACTCTTTTGGAGAGAACACAACAAAGGACAAGTAAACGCAAAATTAATggtaaaatttctaaaaatggTCTTAATCATAAAGTGACAAAAAGCAAAATAGGAGAAACTGGTAGCACTGATATATTGGAAAAGGATTCAAGTGATACCGAATTATTgatagaggaaaaaatatcaaaacgtCGAAAACGTGGAAg TACTGCACTTGTTGAAAGTAATAATGGAAGTACAGGAGACTTAAATACTAAAGTTcctgaagaaaaagaagcaaaagaaacgGAAACACCTTCAaaacgaagaataaaaagagaaaaggctGAACAAAGAGAAGCAGAAAAGCGGGAAGCTACTAAAATAGAAGCAACTCAAAAAGCATTGACTTATGTCAGAAAG TGGAAATATTCAAGAAGTGAAtggaaatttgaaaaaataagacaaaTATGGTTAATGGACAATTTACTTGATGATACTCTAATCCCCGATGAAGTATTTCCAATAGTATTAGAGTACTTTGAAGGTTGTAAAGGTATGGCTAGAGAACAACTTTTGAAGAAAGGTATGGATGTTGTACGGATTGCAGaagaaaatgtagaaaagagagatgagaCTGTAGAAtctatatcatataaaagaGCTAGATTACTTTTACAAGCATTACCAACTGaaacataa
- the LOC124426563 gene encoding uncharacterized protein LOC124426563 — translation MLTQFVKVSFQNQSKKVFSSRQTNLYNILLSSNRKASSKEKIVDDECSNEPIKYSTSKASTWLASQIRQRQFERHPYESNVITISIIIFMIYFFILREENDIDLSLNKSLSELVPNINKTNALSSKRL, via the exons atgttAACACAATTTGTAAAAGTAAGCTTTCAGAATCAATCCAAAAAGGTTTTTTCATCGAg ACAGACAAATCTTTACAACATACTCCTTTCAAGCAATAGGAAAGCatcatcgaaagaaaaaattgtagaTGATGAATGTTCAAATGAACCTATCAAATATTCTACATCAAAAGCATCAACTTGGCTTGCTTCCCAAATTCGTCAACGTCAATTTGAAAGACATCCATATGAATCTAATGTTATAACAATtagtataatcatttttatgatttatttctttattttaagaGAAGAGAACGATATAGATCTATCTCTTAATAAATCGCTGTCAGAACTTGTAcctaatattaacaaaacaaATGCATTATCTTCCAAGAGATTATAA
- the LOC124426704 gene encoding thioredoxin, mitochondrial-like: MLRVGIRAVRKSFNVRNFANAPAQERALSATFKIQDPKDFDERVKNSKVPVIVDFFATWCNPCRMLTPRLESVIAEKQGKVLLAKVDIDENSDLALDYEVGSVPVLIAMKDGKVLERVVGLQDTDKLRQFVNKYAE; this comes from the exons ATGTTGCGCGTTGGTATCAGAGCTGTTCGTAAGAGTTTCAACGTAAGAAATTTTGCGAATGCACCAGCACAAGAACGTGCACTATCAGCGACTTTCAAGATTCAAGATCCTAAAGATTTTGATGAACGCGTGAAAAATTCTAAAGTGCCTGTGATCGTCGATTTTTTTGCGAC GTGGTGTAATCCATGCCGCATGTTGACTCCTCGTTTAGAATCAGTGATCGCAGAGAAACAGGGAAAAGTACTTTTGGCTAAGGTTGACATTGATGAAAACAGTGATCTTGCACTTGATTATGAA GTTGGCAGCGTTCCTGTCTTAATTGCAATGAAGGATGGAAAAGTCTTGGAAAGAGTTGTTGGTTTACAGGATACAGATAAACTTAGACAATTCGTTAACAAATATGCAGAATAG
- the LOC124426703 gene encoding protein yellow-like — MKGLTLLFLILTTVATITKVGWCHEPFQVIFQWNTIDVVWPSEDMRQLAIRKGDYIPANNLIAGIKFWKNKMYLTIPRWKDGVPVTLGVTSAIPIERNTAPKLEAFPNWNMQKVGDCNAFQLVHSMEIDPKGRMWVLDTGRPAALTVDVKSECKPRLVILDLEKKGEILRSYEFPEDVAPRNTAYLNDIVLDHEDGGMAYITDNGNVDPGIIVYSLMNNTSWKIRHESMKAKAEAVGFMVAKTHVILPIHVDGIALSPASSKDRQVYYSPISSFHLYSLPTSVLKNNTKNVDRFVKELGRKNSQTDGMAMSATGVLYFGLLADDAVSTWDTKQSNSFTTGQRIISRDHIHMQWPDTFAFDEDGNFYCVTNSFQNFINNRVDIDVPNYRVIKTRAMSKSYQYFEDGSIPILPDITSGVGRISYFLPSLLLPFFLLHLLK, encoded by the coding sequence ATGAAGGGTTTgactttgttatttttgattctGACGACTGTGGCAACGATAACAAAGGTAGGATGGTGTCACGAGCCCTTTCAAGTGATATTCCAATGGAATACGATAGACGTGGTCTGGCCATCCGAAGACATGCGTCAATTAGCCATTCGAAAGGGCGATTATATACCAGCGAACAATTTGATAGCAGGTATTAAgttttggaaaaataaaatgtatttaacgATACCAAGGTGGAAGGACGGTGTGCCCGTAACATTGGGTGTTACGTCGGCGATACCGATCGAAAGAAATACGGCACCGAAGTTGGAAGCTTTTCCTAATTGGAATATGCAAAAGGTCGGGGATTGTAATGCCTTTCAATTGGTTCATAGTATGGAGATTGATCCGAAAGGCCGAATGTGGGTACTCGACACTGGAAGGCCCGCTGCCTTGACCGTGGACGTTAAGTCCGAGTGTAAGCCTCGCTTGGTTATCCTCGACCTTGAGAAAAAGGGTGAAATACTTCGTAGTTACGAGTTCCCAGAAGATGTTGCCCCTCGTAACACGGCCTACCTCAACGATATAGTTTTAGATCATGAGGATGGCGGTATGGCTTATATAACCGATAATGGTAACGTCGATCctggtattattgtttattctttAATGAATAATACATCTTGGAAGATCAGACACGAATCGATGAAGGCTAAAGCCGAGGCCGTAGGATTCATGGTTGCAAAAACTCATGTAATATTACCGATTCACGTAGATGGGATAGCACTTTCACCGGCAAGCAGCAAGGATAGACAGGTCTATTATTCTCCCATATCCTCCTTTCATCTTTATTCCTTACCTACTTccgttttaaaaaataatacgaagaaCGTAGATCGATTTGTCAAAGAACTTGGCCGAAAGAACTCCCAAACCGATGGTATGGCAATGTCCGCCACCGGTGTACTTTATTTCGGTCTTCTCGCCGATGACGCCGTCTCTACCTGGGATACCAAACAATCGAATTCTTTCACAACCGGTCAAAGGATCATATCAAGGGATCACATTCACATGCAATGGCCCGATACGTTTGCTTTTGACGAGGACGGTAACTTTTATTGCGTTACCAATTCATTTCAAAACTTTATCAACAATCGCGTAGACATAGACGTGCCCAATTATCGTGTTATAAAAACACGTGCAATGTCCAAGAGTTATCAATATTTCGAAGATGGTTCGATACCAATACTACCGGATATTACTTCTGGCGTCGGTAGAATTTCCTACTTtctaccatcgttattattaccttttttccttcttcatcttcttaaGTAA
- the LOC124426753 gene encoding chaperone protein dnaJ 10-like, which produces MDIYDYYNTLGCSMESSYEEIRHAYYHRARQLHPDKTIGTKENTKEFQLLAEAWSILKDPDLRKKYDTECKQAELESNNIIVHATVHLHELQETNKKDVLSFPCRCVFKKTNILDNQGPIIKDAFTQNIISCIPYNALSTGI; this is translated from the exons atggatatatatgattattataatacactTGGTTGTTCTATGGAATCATCATATGAGGAAATAAGGCATGCATATTATCATCGAGCACGTCAACTTCATCCGGATAAAACCATTGGAACAAAGGAAAATACTAAAGAATTTCAACTTCTTGCCGAAGCTTGGTCTATCTTAAAAGATCCCGacttgagaaagaaatatgataCTGAATGTAAACAAGCGGAATTAGAATctaataacattattgttCATGCAACTGTACATTTACATGAATtacaagaaacaaataaaaaggatgtatTAAGTTTTCCATGCAGATGTG tttttaaaaagacaaatattCTT GATAACCAGGGTCCAATAATAAAAGATGCATTCacacaaaatataatttcttgcaTTCCTTATAATGCCCTTTCTACGGGCATATAA